From Butyricimonas paravirosa, one genomic window encodes:
- a CDS encoding FG-GAP-like repeat-containing protein, whose product MKKLLSFAMFVMAFVQLPGQEIPEIKVPTHDSLQWHVRTTNFPVMKELYFEPIAGAPILSQPQRIDGGEWEIRTEEHGMIYPTLYDWNKDGKPDLLLGEFLTGESRIKVYLNEGTKKKPKFSGKWFYATDVNGNVMSNYQWCCIGIHPQVVDIDGDGYEDIISGQYDPGVISLWRGSANGFLPREEIPQLGYQPGKQFVSFNEPCWSVESRDYWVYSSARLADFNGDGLLDLFVAGGGGFRVALNIGTKEQPKFGRREFLCHVDGSILCTRDHNEVVATGENFNAVNASGAGDFHTYLNPVDWDGDGVLDIIATDSYGDASSWGVYFFRGVETDDGLRFERPRPLFMAKDGSKALPGCAPQVQVVDYNGDGVNDLIIGLSIETINGFEGAEDVYWRWLSDMRIQFPGKDTGESLYFEGGVEWMEKHLKEDYKNYKGFYLGNLDDWKYLTLRHRGYPFILLGKENPQKAVAIRQHAAPRHFEYDKPAAKKYELPQIDKKPVTCRGRVMKDKEGYYATIYMETTGTYHLYTAAAVNMNEPVKIEFELPEGVTLKGDLETPPTIVKGGSEIYDGKVLEFVQKLNVSPDLKGVLDVKIKVSYQSCDDDHCLPPTEVEIVEKLDLGE is encoded by the coding sequence ATGAAAAAGCTATTATCTTTTGCCATGTTTGTCATGGCGTTTGTACAGTTGCCGGGACAGGAGATCCCAGAGATAAAGGTTCCCACGCATGATTCGTTGCAATGGCATGTGCGTACGACAAACTTTCCAGTTATGAAAGAGTTGTATTTCGAACCGATAGCCGGAGCCCCGATTCTGAGCCAGCCACAACGTATTGATGGCGGGGAGTGGGAAATCAGGACGGAGGAACACGGGATGATTTATCCCACGCTTTATGATTGGAATAAAGACGGCAAGCCGGATTTGTTGTTAGGGGAGTTTTTAACCGGGGAATCCAGGATAAAAGTGTACCTGAACGAGGGAACAAAGAAGAAACCCAAATTTTCGGGGAAATGGTTTTATGCTACTGACGTGAATGGTAACGTGATGTCCAATTATCAATGGTGTTGTATCGGGATTCACCCGCAAGTGGTTGATATTGATGGGGACGGGTACGAGGATATTATTTCCGGGCAGTATGATCCCGGTGTAATTTCTTTGTGGAGAGGGAGTGCGAATGGATTTTTGCCTCGTGAAGAAATCCCTCAGTTGGGGTACCAGCCCGGTAAGCAATTTGTCAGTTTCAATGAGCCGTGTTGGTCGGTAGAATCCCGTGATTACTGGGTGTATAGTTCGGCCCGTTTGGCAGATTTTAACGGGGATGGTTTACTGGATTTGTTTGTTGCCGGAGGTGGAGGTTTCCGGGTGGCGTTGAATATCGGAACAAAAGAACAGCCTAAATTCGGGCGTAGGGAGTTTCTTTGTCATGTGGATGGCTCTATCTTGTGTACACGAGATCATAACGAGGTGGTTGCCACGGGAGAAAACTTTAATGCCGTGAATGCCAGTGGAGCTGGTGATTTTCATACTTATCTTAATCCGGTGGATTGGGATGGGGATGGAGTGCTGGATATTATTGCCACGGATTCGTATGGAGATGCGAGTAGCTGGGGAGTGTATTTTTTTCGAGGAGTGGAAACGGATGACGGGTTACGTTTTGAACGCCCTCGCCCTTTATTTATGGCGAAAGACGGATCGAAGGCTTTGCCGGGTTGCGCCCCGCAGGTACAGGTTGTTGATTATAACGGGGATGGAGTGAATGATTTGATTATCGGGCTTTCCATCGAGACAATTAACGGTTTCGAGGGGGCCGAGGATGTTTACTGGCGTTGGTTGAGTGATATGCGGATTCAATTTCCGGGTAAAGATACCGGAGAGTCTCTTTATTTCGAAGGGGGAGTAGAATGGATGGAGAAACATTTGAAAGAGGATTATAAGAATTATAAAGGATTTTATTTAGGTAATCTGGATGATTGGAAATATCTGACATTGAGGCATCGAGGTTATCCTTTCATTTTACTGGGAAAAGAGAATCCGCAGAAGGCGGTTGCCATTAGACAACATGCGGCTCCCCGCCATTTTGAGTATGATAAGCCCGCGGCTAAAAAGTATGAACTGCCCCAAATCGATAAAAAGCCGGTAACGTGTCGGGGGCGGGTGATGAAAGATAAAGAAGGGTATTACGCAACTATTTATATGGAGACGACGGGGACATATCATCTTTACACGGCGGCGGCAGTTAATATGAATGAACCCGTGAAGATTGAATTCGAGTTACCGGAGGGTGTGACTCTGAAGGGCGACTTGGAAACACCGCCAACCATCGTGAAGGGGGGAAGTGAAATTTATGACGGTAAGGTACTTGAGTTTGTACAAAAGTTGAACGTGTCCCCGGATTTGAAGGGCGTGCTGGATGTTAAAATTAAAGTTTCCTACCAGAGTTGTGATGACGATCATTGCTTGCCGCCGACGGAAGTCGAGATTGTCGAGAAGTTGGATCTAGGAGAATAG
- a CDS encoding peroxiredoxin family protein, translating into MKQLLLMILLGLAVTATAQSVAEKAREDKAVREIEALYAASTPRVLRGDAVFIDKMRAVIEKGNEGSLYVADKYSTFAYVVGLKDCIEEVLVGMPVALKRTEEGMRVQDRCYRMHLLKVGERVPDFTLSTPDGKEVNFYRFVKDKKCVILDFWASWCSWCRKESPNVKEVYDKYRNKGVDVISVSFDTDRERWVKAIEEDGTPWTQVSDLKGTDKGYLYGWYGLKGIPAIYLIDSEGRIIVENMRGEVIMNSVKKYLGE; encoded by the coding sequence ATGAAACAATTATTGTTGATGATTTTGTTGGGGCTGGCCGTAACTGCCACAGCTCAGAGCGTGGCGGAAAAAGCACGAGAGGATAAGGCTGTCCGGGAGATCGAGGCTCTTTACGCGGCAAGTACTCCGAGAGTATTGCGGGGAGATGCCGTATTTATTGATAAAATGCGGGCTGTTATAGAGAAAGGTAACGAGGGGTCGTTGTACGTGGCAGATAAGTACAGCACTTTTGCATACGTGGTGGGTTTGAAAGATTGTATTGAAGAGGTGTTGGTCGGGATGCCTGTTGCATTGAAGAGGACGGAGGAAGGAATGAGAGTGCAAGACAGGTGTTATCGTATGCATTTGCTGAAAGTGGGTGAGCGTGTCCCGGATTTTACACTTTCTACTCCTGACGGGAAGGAGGTGAATTTTTATCGTTTTGTCAAAGATAAGAAATGCGTGATTCTTGATTTTTGGGCATCGTGGTGTTCGTGGTGTCGTAAGGAAAGCCCGAATGTAAAAGAGGTTTATGACAAGTATCGGAACAAGGGTGTAGATGTGATCAGCGTGTCGTTTGACACGGACCGGGAGCGTTGGGTGAAGGCTATCGAGGAAGACGGAACTCCGTGGACCCAAGTGTCTGATCTCAAAGGTACGGATAAAGGGTATCTCTATGGCTGGTACGGGTTGAAAGGTATCCCGGCTATTTATTTGATAGATTCCGAGGGGCGAATCATTGTCGAAAACATGAGGGGTGAGGTTATTATGAATAGCGTGAAGAAATACCTTGGTGAATAA
- a CDS encoding virulence RhuM family protein gives MEPKNEIIIYQSQDGSIKVDVLFSEETVWLTIDQMASLFGKSRSTINEHILNAYNEGELDEDKTKRKIGISDFSTKPTNYYNLDVIISVGYRVKSLQGTQFRIWATQRLRDYIIKGFALNDERFKSGSSMNYFRELLDRIREIRLSERLFYQQIKDIYATSVDYDPSDEMTFAFYKEVQNKLLWAVSGKTAAELVYYRANASLPQMGLTSTSLPNKVSKTDVEIGKNYLTEEEIGLLKLIVEQFLAYAETQAMQHKVMYMRDWIEKLKQVLTMNDKNILEHAGSISHKLAMQKAADEYDKYKVAQKQLEHLESIKELEQDIQKLRENKK, from the coding sequence ATGGAACCAAAGAATGAAATTATTATATACCAGTCACAGGATGGCTCGATAAAAGTCGACGTGTTATTCTCGGAAGAAACAGTTTGGCTGACGATTGACCAGATGGCCTCTCTATTTGGGAAATCTCGGTCAACAATAAATGAGCATATCTTGAATGCGTATAATGAGGGAGAATTGGATGAGGACAAGACAAAGAGAAAAATCGGAATTTCCGATTTTTCTACCAAACCTACTAATTATTACAATCTAGATGTTATCATTTCGGTCGGTTACAGGGTGAAGTCTTTACAAGGTACGCAGTTTCGTATTTGGGCAACACAGCGTTTACGGGATTATATCATTAAGGGGTTTGCTTTAAACGACGAGCGCTTCAAGAGTGGGTCGTCCATGAATTATTTCCGGGAATTACTGGATCGGATTCGAGAGATCCGTTTATCGGAACGTTTATTTTATCAACAGATTAAAGATATTTATGCCACGAGTGTCGATTATGACCCGTCAGATGAAATGACCTTTGCCTTTTACAAGGAGGTACAAAATAAACTTCTTTGGGCAGTTAGCGGGAAAACTGCGGCGGAACTTGTTTACTACCGGGCAAATGCCTCTTTACCGCAAATGGGGTTGACGTCAACCTCTTTGCCGAATAAGGTTAGTAAAACAGATGTGGAAATTGGCAAAAACTATCTGACGGAAGAAGAAATCGGATTATTAAAATTAATCGTGGAGCAATTCCTTGCATACGCCGAGACGCAGGCCATGCAACACAAAGTGATGTATATGCGGGACTGGATTGAAAAGTTAAAACAGGTGCTGACCATGAATGATAAAAATATATTGGAACATGCCGGGTCGATTTCTCATAAACTCGCAATGCAAAAAGCTGCTGACGAATATGATAAATACAAGGTGGCACAAAAGCAGTTGGAGCATTTGGAGAGTATCAAAGAGCTGGAGCAGGACATACAGAAACTACGTGAGAATAAAAAATAG
- a CDS encoding lactate utilization protein, with translation MLLEQKLWNMEQAIIDQTIKALERNHFEVYFANNRQEARDIFFQEIFDKIKPTTISWGDSETMKATGILSEIEQRPECILIRTFQDGYSRAQKTYWRRQALLADLFVTGTNALTRQGQLVNVDMVGNRVAGITFGPEHVVLFIGTNKITDNIEQAMERIRTTAAPLNAIRHPHLHTPCQTTRTCMNCQSADRLCNTWTITEKSHPKKRIKIILINESLGL, from the coding sequence TTGCTCCTCGAACAGAAACTATGGAATATGGAACAAGCAATTATCGATCAAACCATAAAAGCCCTGGAAAGGAACCATTTCGAAGTTTACTTCGCCAACAACCGGCAAGAGGCTAGAGACATTTTCTTCCAAGAAATTTTTGACAAGATAAAACCAACCACTATTTCATGGGGAGACTCCGAAACGATGAAAGCCACGGGAATCCTTTCCGAGATCGAGCAACGACCGGAATGTATTCTCATCCGGACTTTCCAAGACGGTTACAGCCGGGCCCAGAAAACATACTGGCGCCGCCAAGCCCTCCTCGCCGATTTATTCGTCACGGGGACCAACGCCCTCACCCGCCAAGGGCAACTCGTCAACGTGGACATGGTTGGCAACCGAGTTGCGGGCATCACCTTCGGGCCGGAACATGTCGTCCTGTTCATCGGCACCAACAAGATCACGGACAACATCGAGCAAGCCATGGAGCGTATTCGCACAACAGCCGCCCCACTCAACGCCATCCGCCACCCTCACTTGCATACCCCTTGTCAAACAACAAGGACCTGCATGAATTGTCAAAGTGCCGACCGCCTGTGCAACACGTGGACCATCACGGAAAAATCACACCCCAAAAAACGGATCAAAATTATCCTTATCAACGAATCATTAGGCTTATAA
- a CDS encoding TlpA family protein disulfide reductase translates to MKKFIILAFTILLGGTVGYAQDYERLDKFLREYGSNWRHGYQEQAADGQVKTVNQLGMPAPRYSFSKELNSKKLKGKFVIMNFWSTWCGGCRALCQDLDSIMVKGSDEYRDVQIIGVNYKENLVDKGYKAREWWEQKAFGYPTTDDNKGVEEFSTAVHAGHPTMMLIDDRGIIRGRWDAWSPGTAANAALAVWVLKIVPQQGVTLDLDLARQYMKEKNYLRVLYILEGLPETDETRLMKLEALLHESSYQAGIFIGKLMENAKEQANYGMLLGIAQIVERTEVYSSFCKIGLEAVSLHNRQSKRADDDSWILEYKLKFRYGKQMQMEAERAIDERIRIYGEDKSNKDELSVWEQARKELK, encoded by the coding sequence ATGAAAAAGTTTATAATACTTGCTTTTACAATTTTGTTGGGAGGGACGGTTGGTTATGCCCAAGATTACGAACGTTTGGATAAATTTCTCCGTGAATATGGTTCAAACTGGCGACATGGTTATCAGGAACAGGCTGCGGATGGACAGGTGAAGACCGTGAATCAGTTGGGAATGCCTGCACCCCGTTATTCTTTTAGCAAAGAGTTGAATAGTAAAAAGCTAAAGGGTAAATTCGTGATTATGAATTTCTGGTCGACTTGGTGCGGGGGATGTCGGGCTTTGTGTCAGGATCTTGATTCGATCATGGTGAAAGGTAGTGATGAGTATCGGGATGTGCAAATTATTGGTGTGAATTACAAGGAAAATTTGGTAGACAAAGGTTATAAAGCAAGAGAATGGTGGGAACAGAAGGCATTCGGTTATCCTACGACAGACGATAATAAGGGGGTGGAAGAGTTCAGTACGGCCGTGCATGCAGGGCATCCGACTATGATGTTGATTGATGACCGGGGTATTATTCGCGGACGTTGGGATGCGTGGTCTCCCGGTACGGCGGCTAATGCGGCACTTGCCGTGTGGGTTTTGAAAATTGTTCCCCAGCAAGGGGTGACACTTGATTTGGATCTTGCTCGTCAGTATATGAAAGAGAAAAATTATTTGCGGGTGCTTTATATCCTTGAAGGATTGCCTGAAACGGATGAGACGAGGTTGATGAAACTGGAGGCCCTGTTGCATGAATCGTCTTATCAGGCCGGAATTTTTATTGGTAAGTTGATGGAGAATGCCAAGGAACAGGCAAATTACGGGATGTTATTGGGAATCGCCCAGATCGTGGAACGTACCGAGGTGTATTCGAGCTTTTGTAAAATTGGACTGGAGGCAGTCTCTCTTCATAATCGGCAGAGTAAAAGAGCGGATGACGATAGCTGGATTTTGGAATATAAGTTAAAGTTCCGGTATGGGAAACAAATGCAGATGGAGGCCGAGCGGGCTATTGATGAACGAATCCGTATATACGGTGAAGATAAAAGTAATAAAGATGAGTTGAGCGTATGGGAACAGGCCCGGAAGGAGTTGAAATGA
- a CDS encoding DUF4843 domain-containing protein, which produces MKNILYFTIGFLLIMTACSKSEIDTWDARPRVWFTNSNDTTLFSFYTQPEGTTESVVEVPISMAGRVADEDRTVTVKDLGSSPFNPGSRYEIVSAVIPAGEVTGTLQVKVYKTENLEEASDTLNFEIYGSEVFEVGLSDYLHHAIIISSSLAKPSWWDSTADRYVGYYSEKKLEIIYTVLGSDEIFSSASSWWSDDVQIAIYQLNQYCKKNNIKYHPDDEDVITFDFWSN; this is translated from the coding sequence ATGAAAAATATACTATATTTTACGATAGGTTTTTTATTGATAATGACCGCTTGTTCAAAGAGTGAAATTGATACTTGGGATGCCCGGCCGCGGGTCTGGTTTACGAATTCGAATGATACTACGCTATTTTCTTTTTATACGCAGCCGGAAGGAACCACGGAGAGCGTGGTTGAAGTGCCGATTTCCATGGCGGGAAGAGTGGCTGACGAGGATCGTACGGTTACGGTCAAGGATTTAGGAAGTAGTCCCTTTAATCCGGGATCAAGATACGAGATTGTCTCTGCGGTAATTCCGGCAGGAGAGGTAACCGGAACGTTACAAGTGAAGGTGTATAAAACGGAAAATTTGGAAGAGGCAAGTGATACGCTGAATTTTGAGATTTATGGTTCCGAGGTGTTTGAAGTTGGTTTGTCTGACTATCTGCACCATGCGATAATAATTTCTAGTTCTTTAGCCAAGCCATCGTGGTGGGATTCTACTGCCGATCGGTATGTCGGTTATTATTCCGAGAAAAAACTGGAAATTATTTATACCGTGCTTGGATCTGACGAGATATTTAGTAGTGCGAGTAGTTGGTGGAGTGATGATGTGCAAATTGCTATTTATCAATTGAATCAGTATTGCAAGAAAAATAATATTAAATATCATCCGGACGATGAGGACGTGATCACGTTTGATTTTTGGAGTAACTAA
- a CDS encoding acyl-CoA thioesterase has product MKDYAFEIEMKVRDYECDLQGVVNNSNYQHYMEHARHEFLETTGTSFSALHDQGIDVMVSRIDISYKHSLRGSDRFVVQVAYQREGIKLVFFEDIYKLPENILCAKGRIEAICLQNGKLTRGELFETIFINKVEKKQE; this is encoded by the coding sequence ATGAAAGATTACGCATTTGAAATAGAGATGAAAGTACGGGACTACGAATGTGACCTGCAAGGCGTGGTCAATAATTCCAACTATCAACACTACATGGAACACGCCCGTCACGAATTCTTGGAAACCACCGGAACCAGCTTTTCCGCCCTGCACGACCAAGGCATCGACGTGATGGTCTCCCGCATCGACATTTCCTACAAACACTCCCTTCGCGGCAGCGACCGCTTTGTCGTTCAAGTTGCCTACCAAAGAGAAGGTATCAAACTGGTGTTCTTCGAGGACATCTACAAGCTCCCCGAAAACATTCTATGTGCCAAAGGAAGAATCGAGGCCATTTGCCTGCAAAACGGTAAACTTACCCGTGGGGAACTATTCGAAACCATCTTCATCAACAAAGTTGAAAAGAAACAAGAATAA
- a CDS encoding PKD-like family lipoprotein — protein MKNIYIVLLVAIALFSCYDDKGNDDYKELEEVEVVLPDETYNRSFGEKLQITPTVTTSIPENDLMFDWEFYGSLGNWWSKYVSVYQGKVMDFTCVQDDTLLKNDGTYKLRLNVTQQSTGRHFYSNVVSVNLVSQVSQLGALVLHGDGTSSDMGVIVAEEFQLTASSSSIVAQVFPNCYSNANGGERIAGKGVWNVQVYPSYGSDAPDNIVLIAVTDQGSAVVNSKTFSRIGEWNDLFYKGLNDGVPQACWNDDYNVYAFDGGDIFQKSYGKSTFTIPSLSGDEYGYELYPLLYRSSGSSSIQGVLFDQKSRGFIAIGQIYDFTRLAPIDVNSDEEETVSAPFNPANMQADLIHMDEGGASGRVLAVMKRDNGEYFMAELDFKASGYSKVPKYIYELNHLDDVKNGEVIDWAFGSSYINMCYYATADGVYRFSADAGKTVTPEALMTVDNTRIQFDGTITLMKILKPVVGKGYYLSNVEMVVGTYGGTAGSGKLYSMEIDPFSGRVQTMNTYTGFDQIYDVSIKGW, from the coding sequence ATGAAAAATATATATATCGTATTGCTGGTAGCGATAGCCTTGTTTAGTTGTTACGATGACAAGGGAAATGATGATTATAAGGAGCTTGAAGAGGTCGAGGTGGTGTTACCCGACGAGACTTATAATCGGTCTTTCGGGGAAAAATTACAGATTACTCCGACGGTTACTACTTCTATTCCAGAAAACGATTTGATGTTTGATTGGGAATTTTATGGGAGTTTAGGGAATTGGTGGAGTAAATATGTTTCCGTGTATCAAGGGAAGGTGATGGATTTTACTTGTGTGCAGGATGATACGTTACTTAAAAATGACGGGACATATAAATTACGGTTGAACGTGACACAACAAAGTACCGGACGGCATTTTTATTCCAATGTTGTTTCTGTGAATTTGGTCAGCCAGGTTAGCCAACTAGGGGCATTAGTCCTTCATGGTGACGGAACGTCAAGTGATATGGGTGTGATTGTTGCCGAGGAGTTCCAACTTACAGCGAGTTCGTCTTCGATCGTGGCCCAGGTTTTTCCGAACTGTTATTCCAATGCGAATGGCGGGGAGAGGATTGCGGGTAAGGGGGTGTGGAACGTGCAGGTGTATCCTTCTTATGGTAGTGATGCGCCTGATAATATTGTTCTCATTGCGGTAACAGACCAAGGTTCTGCTGTTGTCAATAGTAAAACATTTTCTCGAATTGGAGAGTGGAATGATTTGTTTTATAAAGGGTTGAATGACGGGGTCCCACAGGCTTGCTGGAATGATGATTACAACGTGTACGCTTTTGACGGGGGTGATATTTTCCAGAAATCGTACGGGAAGTCTACTTTTACAATTCCATCTCTTTCGGGAGATGAGTATGGTTATGAGTTGTATCCTTTGTTATACAGGTCGTCCGGTTCGTCTTCCATACAAGGAGTGTTGTTTGATCAGAAGAGTCGTGGTTTTATAGCTATTGGGCAGATTTATGATTTTACCCGGTTGGCGCCTATTGATGTGAATTCCGATGAAGAGGAAACTGTTTCCGCACCTTTTAATCCGGCTAATATGCAGGCTGATTTGATTCATATGGATGAGGGAGGGGCTAGTGGTCGGGTTTTGGCTGTCATGAAGAGGGATAACGGGGAGTATTTTATGGCAGAACTTGATTTCAAGGCATCCGGTTATTCCAAGGTTCCCAAGTATATTTACGAGCTGAATCATTTGGATGACGTGAAGAATGGAGAGGTGATTGACTGGGCTTTTGGAAGTTCTTATATTAACATGTGCTATTATGCAACGGCAGATGGTGTGTACCGTTTCTCGGCAGATGCGGGAAAAACCGTGACACCGGAGGCATTAATGACCGTGGACAATACACGGATTCAGTTTGACGGAACGATTACGTTGATGAAGATTTTAAAGCCCGTGGTGGGCAAAGGGTATTATTTGTCGAACGTGGAGATGGTTGTGGGAACGTATGGCGGGACTGCCGGGTCCGGGAAGCTTTATAGCATGGAGATTGATCCTTTTTCCGGACGTGTGCAGACGATGAATACCTACACGGGATTCGATCAGATATATGATGTGAGTATCAAAGGGTGGTAG
- a CDS encoding DUF4369 domain-containing protein, with amino-acid sequence MNNFIRIVLGIMFLSCGREASFTVTGDVEGLDDVMVYFELGARQVDSVKAVGGHFEYKGNTLEAPEYITVRSGNNQWGGRFWAENSRIKITGSATGSCEITGSRTEDEYQLYREHMKPVWMAKEAANSMEDSVFMEFARRYPRSQVSLNHVYNCRLLHKYSFPRLNVLFQCLDTTAFKGRQWNTFMEVYNIDRKLQPGCTFPAFSFPDVFDTSLSLADYKGRYLLVTIGSAGLDEYEDGLLSRKELYDQYADKEFTMVDILLERNKEKMIKVIANYGIKWDLVSDCKYWDCYIVREWGIDHICQNFLLDREGKIIARNLSLGDLKKTMNDLK; translated from the coding sequence ATGAATAATTTTATCAGAATTGTGTTGGGTATCATGTTTTTATCCTGTGGTAGGGAAGCATCATTTACGGTTACCGGAGACGTGGAGGGACTGGACGATGTGATGGTTTATTTTGAGCTGGGAGCGCGTCAGGTGGACAGCGTGAAAGCTGTTGGCGGGCATTTTGAATACAAGGGAAATACCCTGGAGGCCCCGGAATACATCACGGTAAGAAGTGGAAATAATCAATGGGGAGGGCGTTTCTGGGCGGAGAATTCGAGGATAAAGATTACGGGTTCAGCAACGGGTAGTTGTGAGATTACCGGTTCGCGGACGGAGGATGAGTACCAACTTTATCGGGAACATATGAAACCTGTCTGGATGGCGAAAGAGGCTGCGAATTCCATGGAAGATAGCGTGTTCATGGAGTTTGCCCGTCGGTATCCCAGAAGTCAGGTGAGTTTGAATCATGTTTATAATTGTCGCCTTCTTCATAAATATTCTTTTCCCCGGTTGAACGTGTTATTCCAATGTTTGGATACTACCGCTTTTAAGGGACGTCAGTGGAATACTTTTATGGAGGTGTATAATATCGATCGGAAATTGCAACCGGGTTGTACATTCCCTGCTTTTAGTTTTCCTGACGTGTTCGACACATCCTTGTCGCTTGCTGATTATAAGGGACGTTATTTACTGGTTACGATAGGTTCAGCCGGGTTGGATGAATACGAGGACGGTTTATTGTCCCGGAAAGAGTTGTATGACCAATACGCGGATAAGGAATTTACAATGGTGGATATTCTCTTGGAACGAAACAAAGAAAAGATGATTAAAGTGATCGCGAACTATGGTATCAAGTGGGACCTTGTTTCTGATTGTAAATATTGGGATTGCTATATTGTCCGGGAATGGGGAATCGATCATATCTGCCAGAATTTTTTGTTGGATCGGGAAGGAAAAATTATTGCCCGTAATCTTTCTTTAGGAGATTTGAAAAAGACGATGAACGATTTAAAATAA
- a CDS encoding TlpA disulfide reductase family protein, protein MRKIVILFILVFVTTGMFAQKVMSLSGEGSTLKEGEKLYLYAGSNYPSDSTYVKDGKFRFSLKGMQARECSLVRGNDEKQANMLVYLDNCDTYIKIGAGTYESFHNTFMEAEVLGNPTHVKVQEVNDLIFRNTDHTKDPMQSPEFVAKLKEACSRADMSSAYILGKYCSIASGLGFMSDVKRCYENLSDDVKSSVPGENLREGVEKYVSLSVGFEAKDFTLDNVDGKAIGMKQYLKGKKLVLLDFWASWCGPCRKEGENIKAIYQDFHDQGFDVLGISLDSKKEAWLKGIQEEGYKWEQVSDLLGFKSPVCKAYDVNGIPALFLLDGDGKVIGKNLRGDDLRKKVAEYLNR, encoded by the coding sequence ATGAGAAAGATCGTAATTTTATTTATCCTTGTTTTTGTGACAACAGGGATGTTTGCTCAAAAAGTGATGTCATTAAGCGGCGAGGGAAGCACGCTGAAGGAAGGAGAGAAATTGTATTTGTATGCCGGTAGTAATTATCCGAGTGATTCTACTTATGTGAAGGATGGGAAGTTCCGATTTTCACTGAAAGGTATGCAAGCCAGAGAATGTTCTTTGGTGAGGGGGAATGATGAAAAACAAGCGAATATGCTTGTTTATTTAGATAACTGTGATACCTATATAAAAATAGGAGCAGGTACGTATGAGAGTTTTCATAACACGTTTATGGAGGCAGAGGTTCTGGGAAATCCGACTCATGTGAAGGTGCAGGAGGTGAATGATCTTATATTTAGAAATACGGATCATACTAAAGATCCCATGCAATCTCCGGAGTTTGTTGCCAAGTTGAAAGAGGCTTGCTCGCGGGCAGATATGTCTTCGGCATATATACTTGGAAAGTATTGTTCTATTGCCTCTGGTCTGGGATTTATGTCGGACGTGAAACGGTGTTATGAGAATTTATCCGATGACGTGAAGTCATCTGTTCCCGGGGAAAATTTGAGGGAAGGAGTGGAAAAGTATGTCTCCCTGTCTGTCGGATTTGAGGCCAAGGATTTTACATTGGATAATGTGGACGGAAAAGCTATCGGTATGAAACAATATTTGAAAGGGAAGAAATTAGTCCTTCTCGATTTTTGGGCCTCATGGTGTGGACCGTGCCGTAAAGAAGGGGAAAATATTAAAGCTATTTATCAAGATTTTCATGATCAGGGGTTCGATGTGTTGGGAATTTCTTTGGATAGTAAGAAAGAGGCGTGGTTGAAAGGTATTCAAGAGGAGGGGTATAAATGGGAGCAAGTGAGCGATTTGCTGGGGTTCAAATCTCCCGTGTGTAAGGCGTACGATGTTAACGGTATTCCTGCTTTGTTTTTGCTGGACGGAGATGGGAAAGTGATTGGCAAAAATTTGCGGGGTGATGATTTGAGAAAAAAGGTGGCGGAGTATCTGAATAGATAA